aatatagtatttttatagtgtggtattgctactttaacttaagtactttaagtaaaagatctgaatattTTAGCACTGCCAGTGGAAGATCCTCAAAGCACAAACCAACTCTGGGCTTGGTTTATTAAATAGCAAAGTCAGACAGAATGTCTCAAATCCTTCAACCAGGACTCAAAATGGGTCTTAATAAAATACAACTGGCTTATAAAGTTTGTCACAGTTTTACAGTATCCAAAGTGaaagtttgaaataaaaatgcagagGTCTTGACAAAGTAAAGGCAAGAAGACATTTAAATAGTGTGCTAAGGAATATATCTCCTGATACTATAATAATATCAGTCAGGCGttataaaaaaacccaaaaaactgAAGACAATTCTCTAGCAAAACTCTAACTCACCTGATTCACACTCAAATATACAACAATGTACATATTTTCGTAAACAACCTTAGTTTCAATAGATAATCTTGTTTACAAGTGCAcctggaggaaaaaaataacatttatatccTTTTGCATcgaatgcccccccccccgtccaTGATCTACCTTAACAGCAAATCTTGTTCTATCAAGAATAAAGACTGTGGTCCACAGCTGTACATATTTTTACTCCCTTTCATAACAGCAATTATACATCAGGTCAACAGTCCAGTGGCTGAAGCAGAGGACACATGCTGGATTTTGACATCTTGGGACCACCGTTGTtactctcctttttcttcttagCTCACGGATGGAGCCATCCTCGGTCTCAAAGGGACTCCAAATGAGTTCCAATACTGGCTCTGAATTTGCTGTTTCTACTGACGAGTGCCGGGGGGTAGAGTGAGGTTGGCCATCAGCTCGTGAACAGAAGCAAATATCGTACACTCacctgaaagaaagacagaaaataccCAGTGTTAGCAAAGGCATTTTGCATCAAGTatggaaaacaaaactgaatattCAGTTGATACCAGTTTCTGGTATCATTATATGTTATATTTGATATCACTTTTTCAGTATAGTAAATTATTCAGTGTTCATCAGCATGCAAGTCTCACCCTGTCTAGCGGGGTGCAGTTCATTGAACCTCTTAAGGATATTAGAGACCATGAGCGCTGCGGCCCCAGAGGAGCTGTGCTGTCTGGGGATGTCGGCCTGCTGAGTGAGGCCTGTGGCCATGTCGTACACAATGGGCACGATAATGCTCACTGGCTCCTGTGGCACAGGGATACGCTGGGTCAGCTGCAACTGTCAggcaaaacagaacaaacacacaggggTCACGTTGGTCTACGTGTTTCAAATTATGCTACACAGGTATATAACTTGTGTCCTGGTTTTGAAGAGCTAACAGTGAGGCTCTGCTGAGACTTACAAAGAAGAGCATCTTGGACTTGAGCACCACAGCGATGGTTCCAGGAGGGGCGATGGGAGGAGCACTGGGAGGGATAGTGAGACAGAACTGGACATTCCACTTCAGCTGTGCAGCCTGGTCAGGGAACTGCAGAGAAAGGCAACACATTATATAGTACTTTTCAAACACAGGGGCAATTCCAAGTGCTTTATATAAAAGGTAAAGAAATGCATCAAGATATTAGACCACAACTAaagcatgtgcatgtgtaatgTGTGCACACTGTCACACAAATCACATAGTAAGTAAaggtttatttgtatagcactttttaaaacacacagttacaaagtgcttcacacatacacgaaaaatataaatgaatatataaataaagatatatttcaatacaaaaatacagcacaaaaccaaactgaaacaaaccaaaacatcaGACAGGGATGGAGATCTATAAAAAGGCTTGCCTATAACAAAGGCTTTTTAGAAGCTGCTTAAAGCAGTCCAAAGATTCGGGAAATCTGATAGTTTGTGGAAGATGATTCCAGAGGGTTGGGGCTAAAACAGCAAAGGCACGATCACCTTTTGTTTGAGGTTGGAGCGGGAGATGGACAAAAGGCTGAGATTTGAGGATCTGAGTGGTCGAGAAGTGGAAtgaggaacgaggacatcagaaaTGTAACTGGGGGCAAGGTCATGCAGAGCCTTATATGTAATCAACAAAATCTTGTAGTTTATTATGTGGGACCGACAGCTTGTTCTAGTTAGCAGCCTGGCAGCTGCGTTTTGGACCAACTGTAAACGATTTAAAGCAGCTTGACTGAGGCACGTGTGtagggaattacaataatctagatgggagaaaatgaaagtgtgaatGAATAATTACAGATCCATAGAAGATAAGATACATCTGATTTTAGCAATATTTCTTCGCTGAAGGAAACAGGTCTGGACGAGCTTGGTAACATGATGGTCAAAAGTCGTTTACTGGTCACAGATGATTCCAAGATTCTTATCAGTAGATTTGATATTAGAGTGAAATGGTTCAATAAACTGATCAGCTGCAGTGGCAAAGTTATCGGGTCCAATTAAAAgaacttctgttttgtcaggGTTTAGGTGGAGGAAATTATGAGACATCCAATCTTTGGTGGCGGCTAAGCAATCATGGAGGGAGGACAGTTGATTCAGGTTATTGGGTTTGGCGGAGAAAAACATCTGTGTATCATCAGTATAACAGTGATATGACACGTCATGAAAGCGGCTGAACAAATGACCCAGAGGAAGCATGTACAATGAGAAGAGTACTGGTCCAAGGACCAACCCCTGAGGGACTCCACACAGCAGGGGAGCTGAGGAGGACACATGATTAttgatacaaacattaaaatatctatTAGTCAAATAAGAATTAAACCAGTTTAGAGCTGTACCAGAAATGCCAACCCAGTGATGTAACCCATCAAGTACAATGGCATGATCAATAGTATCAAAGGCTGCAGTCAAGTCCAGTAGTATGAGGATGGAATATTCACCTTTGTCTGCATGCATAAAAATATCATTTTTGCCTCATTTATCAGGGCATATGGTGTACTACTATATCTGTATCTTGCAATGTTTCCACTGTTATTTGACAAAAGTGGAAGGGGTCTTATTCAGTTTGCATATTCATAAGTTCTTGAATTTTCTAACAACTGTGGTAACAACAGTGTAGAGATGATGCTAAGCAACTTCCAgttgttttctacattttgtggaaaaatatatattgaacATATTTAATAGATCGAAATACTTAAAACTGACGAGGCTCATAATTCAATACATGTAACAACCCCTCATAAAAGAAACAGCTACCCACCAGTTCGAGCTTCATGATGCGCACACAGTCCCTAAGGATGTTCGTGGGTGCCCCCAGCAGCTTTGTGAAGGCATTCAGAGTGTTGTATTTGAAGGGAGGACCAGCAACCTAGAAAGAGGACAACAGAAGATGGATCAATGGAATAATAACATGAGTGCAGGCATGTGTTCCTATGAGTGACCTTAAATACTGACAAGTCTTTTAAATGAGGGAAACACAACAGGCTTTACTTTTTTTCcagtacagtacaatatttttttaattatgatcAGTTcgagaaacacaaaatgcaatttgTTTCATGTATAGGTCAAACTCTTCAACTATGCATGTACATATGTCTCAAATTTATGtttgaataatttatttattaggCTTTAAGTGGATGCTGCTGATACTTACCCGTGTCTCAAAGAACTTCTCCAGCACCTGAAGCTCCTCCTGGGACCAGGGACCTGTATTTTCTGGAGTGACTTTGAGCTGCAGTGTCTGGTAATTCTTTGGGTTGAGAGCCACGCGGCACTTGAGCACGTCTGTCTTGAACATGATTACCCCCGGCTCATTAGAGTTCACAATAGATAACTAGAGGAGAGTTGACAGAGTGATGAAAGTTAGGGGAGGGCGGAACACATAATGTAATTTGAGGGGGGGCGGAAACACCAAGGAATAATCTCTCCaaatcatcatcatgatttGTGCAACACTTACATTGGCCTCCTGCTGAATGATCCTCTGTAGGTGCCGTCTCATGATAACTGAACCTAGAAACCGCTCCAGAGGCGAGCAGAGGTAGCTTCCTGCTAGGCCTGGCACCAGGCAGGGAGTGGGTGAGGGGAGCAGAAGCACATGCAAGGCATTGTGGGTGAGGATGGTAGGAATGGAGGCAGCCCAGGGGCGCTGAGGTAGCTTGCGGGGTGGAGGCATACTGGTAGGCATGACTTGTGAACCTAAaccaaagaaagagagggagagagttgtAAAGAAACACTCAAATTATTTATAGAGCTAGACTGATATATCATCCGATATTAGCATtttgcagatatattggtatcTGTGTATATGTcggccgataagtaacaagaaattgcagtacagaagtgccaaactaggtttgagaTATTTAGGGCACTTTCACACTTATAGTTTGTTTGCTCTGGTCCGAATCAGTTAATGAGTTTATAAACTTTGAGCATTTTCCCCTTGGTTCGGTTGCttttcacacagagaaaaatccAAGCGaaccaaaatgcatcactagcaaattatttaaactcccaaatattGATGTCATTATTCTCCTCAAAATAATGTGAGGCAATACTGAGAAAGCAGGACTTACTGGTCCCAGCACGTGGAGAATGAGGGTCAGGGATAGGTGAGTGCAATGATGGGTTACCAGGGGACATGCCATGGATCCTTGCCCCAGGAGAAGGCCCTGAGACCTGGGGTGAGCCTGGCCACTGGCCCCTATGGCTAGGGGACACCATGGCATATGGAGAGCTGGGGTCCAGAGCACCTAGCGTGAAGGAGAGACAGCCatcagcaacaaaacaacacttaaTATACGACAATAAGCAGTCAGATGAATACACCACTGTGTGCCCACTAACCACAGGCCATATGCTTGCTAATGTATAGAAGTGCCTAATGAAGATGTTCAGTTCAGCCCGTTCCAGCCCTTGCCCATCAGACCAGAGTTGTTACCAGGCCAGCATTTACGGCCACCCTGCTGCTTACCGTGGGGACTGGCAAAGCTGGTCTGGCCCATGGCTATGCCCAGCGAAGACGGAGATGGGGTGGGCCCAAAAGGAGAGGGTGCCCTCAGAGCTCCACTAGGGGAGCCAGAGGCATGGATgttccctgcacacacacacacacacacacacataccaaatGGCTCGTCAGACTCTGAGGTTGACAAgttctcctcacacacacacacacacagacacactgactcatgtacacacatgctAAAGTAGGGCGGAAGGGCTGCAGTCTCTGGCTGGCGGGCTGAGATGGAATGGAAGGAGCAGGACTAAATGCATGCTTTGTTCCCTCTTGGCTGtaaggtgtgtgtatgttgcatgAGAAACACAACTGATCTCATGGTTTCACAAAACTAAAATGGGCACACATGGTCGCTCTTCTTCGTTCTCTGTGACATTCACACAATTTGCTCTtgcaacaaaatacataaatcagCAGGGAGGTTGATGACTGTGCAATGTAATATACTCAAAAACAATGATTTGTTGGTCATAATCCTGTATGGTGGCTTGACAAGCTCAGATGACATAAACAATATAGGAgatcattcactcacacatatTTGGACAAACACCAAGTACCAAACTTGCTATTACCTGGTGACTGGGTGGGCATCATGGATGGTGAGGGAGTTACATTAGTGTGATAATTTGGTGGTGAAGTGAGAGGAGGGTAAACACCTCCCGCACCCCCTCTCATTGTCTGTGGCTGCTGTTGAGGTTGCAACTGGTTCATCAGACTGTCCATCACATCTACACCCACCGGCGACGGTGGGTTATCATCTTCATTGACAGAGCGTCTGCGAGCATCCTGATTACTGTCCACAAACATATTCAGGAATGTCTAGACAGGGCAAAGAGCAGAAGGACAGACTGTAATGTAAAAAGCTGGACCAAAAACATTGAAGTTGTTGATCATAAAACTGTATCTGCATTACATTTACTTCTAGAATCCAGTTGTATTCTTTAGTTGTGCTGATTctcaacacacattttcactctgGAGTGATGACAAGGGAAATatgcagttagcttagcataaacactggaaacagggggaaacagctagcctggtagTCCAAAGATAACAACATCTACCCCCACATctcccagcacctctaaagctaactaACACTTCATATATCATTTTAGTCAATTTAAAAACCAAAgagtaaaaactgtaaaaatgtgtggttttatggggggtgaAGCGCCAGAGTATTTCTTAGTCCGACACAGTGACTTTGGACAgtcaggctaactgtttcccatgtttccagtctttatgctgaactaagataaccggctgctggcagaagcctcatatttactgtacagacatgagagtggtatctcaTCAAactcaagaaagcaaataatgtatttccaaaaatgtcaaactattcctttaactcatATCAACTGGTCACAATGTTTGTTCTTTGGGTTGACCCTGATTAGTATACTTACAGTCTCAGATGCATGTACATAAGAACTAAAAGTGGCAGCTTAGACAGTTTAGACAGACTCTTCAGTTAAGGAGAAACTTATTCCCTTTCCAAGATCAAGTCTGTTAGTTGACACCACTTCTATGCCTTTATGTCTGGTGTACCTTGAGTCCAGGCGCAGGGTAGAAACCCTCTACAATCTTAGTGTTGTCAAAAAGACTGTAGGCTCCATCTCTGATGGCTACCACACCACGGCTGCGGCAGTAGATGTCGATGCAGTACATGTTTCGGAACGCCAGGCGGATGTGTGTGGATGACTGGGGTAAGATGGAGAAGCACTGGTAGGCAGTGTTGGTGCGCTGGGTCAGGCCCAGCATGGGCACTGTTGGTAGCTTGTTGATTGCATTCAGAGGGGCCTGTGTGTCAGAGAGCACCTGAGGAAGATAAATAGAAACCGGGTTACCCAGGAAATTACACAGAACACTAAAGTAAAAATAGATGGGATGTGATTAGAGAAATAGCGAACGCAGCACAGAGGACAAAGTAATGTTTGTGCAATGTTTTTTGCCACGTGAGGAGCATGAACAAAACAGAGAATACCAGAAATGTAAGGAAAAGAATGTAGTAGTATAATTTATGCTGTCAGCCAATGTACTTGGACTGCCCACTGATATTAAGCTCCATTTATCAGGTAGTTCAACACATGAAGGTTAAGTGAACACATTTATGATCCAGATCTAACAAGTGCACATGCGCATGTTATGGCTGTATTTTCTTAACTGTGCTATTGTgtacctgcagcagctgcatcaCATTTGGATTCTTGTTGAACATCTCCTGTAACTGATGAAGGATGATATTATGGCAGTTGGAGCAGCCAGAGTTAGGCCCCACAGTGCCGAGGGCAAGGTGGAAACGGTGGCTGCTGGAGTTCCACTGGATGGTCACAGAGCTGCCCTTGGTGGTCCCGTAGCACAGCACCAGCTTACGGTAGTTATAGAGCCGCACCTCTGAGAACAGGCTCAGGTAAGATGGCATCTCTGGAGTAAAGCAGTCACAATGTGCAGCTCAATTAAGTacagtgtgtttcttttgcTAAGCATTAATTCAATAATTCAGTGACACTGATGAAGCCTTAACTAACTGTAACTCTAACTATGTGCGGATTTCACACACATGGCTCAGACTAACTTGAGTAAATCTTGGTTTTAAGTTTTTTCAGCACAAAAGTGAAACCAGGCCAAGAAAACAATATATTACTTTGAATATACATGTATCACCTTCATTGCAAATGAAAACCAGAAACATACTGACTGATTTAAGATGAACTGACTTTCATCAAGAGTCATTTACAAATGCAATTTTTGCTTTACAGATGACCATGCACGAACCTGGCAGTGCACGAGAGAAGTTGAGGACGCACTGGTAGAGCTGATTGATGGCGCTCCAGTCATTAAGGAACATCTCTACTACCTTTCGCCCGCCCACTGGCTCCGAAAGAGGGTTTTCATAAGTCAGATACACGTGCCGCGTGGAGGCTAATAGAGGGGACAGATGGGTTTCTTGAGACACTGGGCCATGTAGCAGACGCAGACAGTTTTCCATTTTCACATAGAGGCCATACTTTAAGCAAAGCACATAATGTTTAATGCAAGACATCCTATGAAAAATGATGACAATGTTTTTGGCATACtatgtttttataatgttaTGGCCAATTGCTGAATTTGCTACACTGACTATTTATTATATCCCCGGGTATGTGTTGATTGTATTAATTAGTTTGATTCCTAGTGTTGTTGCTGCCTGATTTGGACAGGACACtcttgaaaaatatttttaaccttAATGAAATTTTTCTGGATAAATCAAGgcacataaataaatgtgagaTGAACTTGGGACACTCTGTATGTGGTGTATACCTTGCTCCttgctgtgtgtgctgttgaGAGGGCAGTTGGCCAGCACCAGTTCAGCCACCCAGGTTCGGTTGTTCCTGCCCTGCAGTCTGAAGGTGCAGTCCAGTAGGGACCGGTCTAAAGCTCTCCTGGTCTCCTCTCCTACACCTTTACAGGGAGGAATCCTGCAGGATAAAAACAATTACACTGTAGTCACAATGGTTTATCATACTTTgaagaaacattacatttgacTGTCATCGTGTGTACATAAATTCACGCATGTGTGCTTGTGACTGAGTGTATTACTTCAGTAGACGTATCGCATGACTGCTGCCGTCTCCCTCCACTTGGACACCCTGGTTTGGGATCTCCATGTTGGACAGCTACTCAAAGACAGTCAGACATGCAGCATTAGCCAGAAAACACAAGACTGGGATTGCCATGCTTAACATTTTTTGGACACATCTATGACTGGCAAGAATGATTCAAACAGTCTGAGCATTGTGACTTACCTCTGTTCTGAGGCCAATGAAAGGCATGTTGGTGTCGCACATCGCTACTAGGTGAGCCAGCTCTTTGTTGAAGGCACACATTTCTCCAGACCGCTTAGGCTTCTTTGGCTCTGGGCCTCCCTGGTCCCCAGATATCTACAGAGCAACGAAGACACAAAAAATTGCACATTAAAGGACATTTATTAAGTTTAATTTATCCAGCTGCTCACATATACTTTTTCTTAGCAATGGCTTGTCTCACATTCACAAAAGGTACACATGTCCACAAGACGAGGCTGACCTGTACAAGCAAAAGCTAAATGTATACTTGTATGTTTGGAGGTTAAGTTGTTGCGATGCAGCCTACACATGTAGCTGCTGGGTCTACCCCAGAGGCGGagcattttataataatattaggCAGGAATATTAACTCTGGAACATAATCGTTGTATAATATGTTTTTGTCAGCCACGTATTGTAAACAGTTTTTGAGGTGGGGCAGAACATTAATTGTTCACTTTTCCCACCCACATTTTCCTAGCCAGTACAAACTGCCTAGTTCTAACCTCTAGGCCAGAACCACATCCATTAAAACTCCAAATACACTGCATTTCATCGTACACAAATTAACGTTTGGTGTATAACTACTCTAGTACTGACTACCTTTCTCTTAGTTCCAGGTCGGGCCCTTCTCCCTGTTGTGGTGTCCTGGACAAGGTGTTCTAGGTTGGGTTTGAAATGCTGCAGGAGCTGTGCACACATGGGTCCGTCCTCTCCTTCCAgctgagacacagacaggaaagagTACTTGTACTGCAACGCTGTGGGACTGCTAGGCACTTCAAACATTTCCACCacctacaaaaaaaaatagaggaggaggaggaaagagaggaattGGAAAGATCCACAATAGAGAATTAGAGGGAGGACATAAAAATTAAAGCAGCTCATAGCTTTTTAACTTTATAGTGGAAGTCATTTTGGTTTAGCCCTTTCAGCATTATATTGGTTGAGGAACTCACAATGTAGTACTGCGGAAGACGAGTGAGCTTAATGAAGAGTTTGTGTTTGGACAAGTTGCCAACAGGGTGAGAAGCCGAGTTGGACAGGTGAAGGACATCAGTACACACAGTGGGAAGGTGTTTCACAGACTGTCGACAGCGCTGCTCCCCCAACCAGAACCTtgccagagagaaagaaacactcTGTCTCACTGAAATCTAAGTTGCAAAAAGGCCATGGTTCATAGGTTCATACTCTTACTCACAGCATTCAAACAGTTTACTAGTGCAAGACTCTGGCAATTCTTCTCAACACCCATTTCGCCAAGTGTTGCTACTGACAGCTACTGCTACGGACTGCAATTAGTCAATTTTGACAAGCTAGAAGCAGGCGTCAGACTCTGGCTCCTACTGTTGACTAAACTGCCTCCGCTATGTTTCGCCTGTGCCAAAAAATACTTTATACGGTTAGCTGTGAATATACATTTCATGTTCATATCTATTTAAAAATTGAGGAGGTGGACTTACTTCAGTTGTTGAAGCCAAGATATGATACGCTTCATATCATCGTTAATGGTCTTTTCAATGTCATCCAGCATGGACTGATCTAGAGAGAGAACACATCAGGGTTTTATGTTCACAGAGCTGAGCacacaaaacagtaaaagtagAATTATTGAGAAAGTAAGTATGAATTTAAGTCACCCTAGCCACATTACCAGCCAAACTGTTGATTCCTTTATTGTTATACAAAACCAAACCATTATATAAACACAATCTGAATGAAAAAACTTCACTAGGACACAACATgaacaaacatgaaacaaaaaaattgttatGAGTTAATGCTTACTATTACTTACCTAATCCATACAGCATGGGTTGGAACATGCCAGAGTGCAGGTCTACAAAAATGTGTAAGCACTCTGAACGACCACAGGGCTCAAGTATTGGAATAATAAGTGTGGGTAAAGCAGTCTCGATGAAtgctgaaataaacaaacacacacttgtctcTTTTCAATTCTGCAGATGACTCAAAACCATGGTTACAGTACATTAATTGACAGAAGGTGAAGGAGGGATGTGTGAGAAAGCACATCTCTATGAGGTGATGGGAATTTTGAACATGCAATTCATTATAATTAAGACCACGAAAATCTTcccattagattttttttcaggctAAACAATGCCTCTTTTTTCAACTGTTGTCACCAATTGGCACAAGGCTGTAGCTGCTGTGGGAGACAACACTGGTTTCTGTGCATTTACTCAATATATacctaaaaatgtatttaactgttttaatGATGAAAGTAGACATACAGTTGTCACTGGGATTGTTGGTCTTTAGAATGGCCTTCAGCTCCTGTAGTTTCTGATGGGACCGGGCATGCACACTGTCGATCAAAAGTTTCTCCACTGACAGATGGTCAATCTcaagagtgagtgagagaaaacaaacattaataaatTGTACTATATTTGCACAGTAAGCCATACTGCCCCATGCTTTATATTACACTAAAAACATGTGTAAACATTGCAAACATATGTCCACCTTACCTTCATAGCTCTCTCTATTAATTTAGAGTCACAGGCAGGGAGAGGAGGTTCATGGGATATTTGCAATGGCTTAGATCCATCTGATTCGTCAATCTTGATAGTGACTTTATGTACTGACGCTGTACCTGTTTTCCTTCCCAAAACCTGTTGGCtggagaaacaaagaaaaaggatGACAGTAAGGAATGAAAACTGTATGAATGCATTCTGCCATTTTGAGCTTTCTCTCATCATTCTGTTTTTGAGAACAGTGTCCTTGCCCATATATGTGAGGGCAAAAGTCTTACTTCCAGACGGTGAGCGTGAGATATTTTGCAGGCATATATCTCTCCTCCTGCACCAGGTCTCCCCATCGCTCTCTAATCAGCATCAGAGTCTGAGAGTGGAGCACCTCTAGCTGcagtgacagacagaaggaGTCTGGAAACAATGCGGTTAAAGAAGACACTGTGGGAAAATACCAAGTCCAGGTGAATAGAAATAAAGTACTATACACATCTTTCCattaacattcaaaacacactcacacatatccTCAAGACACATACACTTTGTTGGTAAAAGGGCTATTTGTGCCCAACACAGACTGCTCTTTGACACGGTAAGCTGCACTGCTAGCGTTGGTGGGggaaaggcagagcagagatgTACTGATTAGCATTGTGATAAGCACAGTCGTGCTCAGCTCGCATACTTGATTAGGGTCTTTGATATTAGCATGAATGCTAACAAGCTGTTGTTTCTCTCTACATTTTGCCAGACTGATGAGTGATAGGCCTCTGACTGTAATCAGAACAAATATGTATGGGTTACAAAAGCATGATGAATGGCACGATAATCACTGCCTGACAATACAAATGTTAGGTGATTGGTTTTGATGTTGACATGATGGTACACTTGcattttgtaatgtaatttagCTGTAATTTTCCAAAAGCGtggacaattttttttttaaaaagtatcagTTTCTTATTACAGTATTAACAGGTGTTGGAGACAAATCTCCATAAGGAGTTCATTACACCTCACATGACCTGACTGGGTGACAGGTCGTAGTGAGAATAGTCTTGCTCCTTCCCTGTCAGTAACAAAAGGTGGTTGTGTTGTTTGATAATTAATGAAACAAGAGGGGATTAAAAAGGATGCAATTCTGCAGCTGCTCTCATTGGAATGCTGCATGCGCCTGCTTGACCAGTCAATACTCTATATGCTCCAACACACACTCCCGCACTACTGCAGTAGTTCACATCAGATTGGGACAAAAGCCAAGGGGTTTTCTGCAGGACGTACAcaaaatgtctgtgtatgtgtgcagattgacaaacaaagacaaagaaaggatACGCAAGCAGTTGTACATGTCCTGTAGGGGTTTTTCATCGGCACACAGACGTGCCTGGACCAACTCGTGGATGAAGTTCACCTGCAAACTGTGGACCAAGGCTCGCCCATCTGTCAATGGGGGGGGCCAGACAGACAAACCAGTTAAGAGTGAATGGGAAAGGGAAAAATATTAGCAATGAAGTATACTGTCAATCATCTTGTCGATGGTACTCACGGTGGTGTGAGTACAATGATGAGTGCATGACTTACCTCCAGTTTCTTTGTCCTCCACCAGAATCTCCAACTTCAGCAGCCTCCAGGGAATATCAGGGTCATCTCCCATCACCGTCAAAGTGGCCTCAAACTCTCCTTCCACACGAAACTTTACACGCCCATTAGctacacagatatacacacaagcaaacatatATACAAGATCTTCTCATTACCAATACAGCTGAAAACAAATTTCCAAAGAAGGTATGAGAATGGCTATTAGTGAAAATATACCATAGTGGGTTAACAGAAAGTGCTTACCAACTGTGAGGTTTGCTAGCTGGGGTGGTAAGTCTGTTGTGACAAGACGGTGTCGTAGAATCTGATTAAGCTGGCTCAGGGTGGTCTGCTTCTCAGCCTTAGTGATGGGGTCTGGAGGAATTATCTTATCCTACACAaaaggac
This Siniperca chuatsi isolate FFG_IHB_CAS linkage group LG12, ASM2008510v1, whole genome shotgun sequence DNA region includes the following protein-coding sequences:
- the med14 gene encoding mediator of RNA polymerase II transcription subunit 14 isoform X2; this translates as MAPVQIGSDGQLVPLGGPVVSGPQPPPPGTPATQGVRLSLLIEFLLQRTYHEITLLAELLPRKTDMERKIEIVQFASRTRQLFVRLLALVKWASNAGKVEKCAMISSFLDQQTILFVDTADRLASLARDALVHARLPSFAIPFAIDVLTTGSYPRLPTCIRDKIIPPDPITKAEKQTTLSQLNQILRHRLVTTDLPPQLANLTVANGRVKFRVEGEFEATLTVMGDDPDIPWRLLKLEILVEDKETGDGRALVHSLQVNFIHELVQARLCADEKPLQDMYNCLHSFCLSLQLEVLHSQTLMLIRERWGDLVQEERYMPAKYLTLTVWNQQVLGRKTGTASVHKVTIKIDESDGSKPLQISHEPPLPACDSKLIERAMKIDHLSVEKLLIDSVHARSHQKLQELKAILKTNNPSDNSFIETALPTLIIPILEPCGRSECLHIFVDLHSGMFQPMLYGLDQSMLDDIEKTINDDMKRIISWLQQLKFWLGEQRCRQSVKHLPTVCTDVLHLSNSASHPVGNLSKHKLFIKLTRLPQYYIVVEMFEVPSSPTALQYKYSFLSVSQLEGEDGPMCAQLLQHFKPNLEHLVQDTTTGRRARPGTKRKISGDQGGPEPKKPKRSGEMCAFNKELAHLVAMCDTNMPFIGLRTELSNMEIPNQGVQVEGDGSSHAIRLLKIPPCKGVGEETRRALDRSLLDCTFRLQGRNNRTWVAELVLANCPLNSTHSKEQASTRHVYLTYENPLSEPVGGRKVVEMFLNDWSAINQLYQCVLNFSRALPEMPSYLSLFSEVRLYNYRKLVLCYGTTKGSSVTIQWNSSSHRFHLALGTVGPNSGCSNCHNIILHQLQEMFNKNPNVMQLLQVLSDTQAPLNAINKLPTVPMLGLTQRTNTAYQCFSILPQSSTHIRLAFRNMYCIDIYCRSRGVVAIRDGAYSLFDNTKIVEGFYPAPGLKTFLNMFVDSNQDARRRSVNEDDNPPSPVGVDVMDSLMNQLQPQQQPQTMRGGAGGVYPPLTSPPNYHTNVTPSPSMMPTQSPGNIHASGSPSGALRAPSPFGPTPSPSSLGIAMGQTSFASPHGALDPSSPYAMVSPSHRGQWPGSPQVSGPSPGARIHGMSPGSQVMPTSMPPPRKLPQRPWAASIPTILTHNALHVLLLPSPTPCLVPGLAGSYLCSPLERFLGSVIMRRHLQRIIQQEANLSIVNSNEPGVIMFKTDVLKCRVALNPKNYQTLQLKVTPENTGPWSQEELQVLEKFFETRVAGPPFKYNTLNAFTKLLGAPTNILRDCVRIMKLELFPDQAAQLKWNVQFCLTIPPSAPPIAPPGTIAVVLKSKMLFFLQLTQRIPVPQEPVSIIVPIVYDMATGLTQQADIPRQHSSSGAAALMVSNILKRFNELHPARQGECTIFASVHELMANLTLPPGTRQ